In the genome of Pelagibacterium nitratireducens, one region contains:
- a CDS encoding fumarylacetoacetate hydrolase family protein produces MKLGTALIEGRDTLIAAIGDTGAVTLSAAYQAAGLGAVPASLNDLIEAGPDELSRARGAVETAAANGVSMLRVADIDFRPPQPRPTKFMGVAMNNRGIRKEAHKSPTVPNYFLKAPSCLTGHNHPIIMKEHYGETIPELELAAVIGKRAKNVSVEEARDVIFGYSIANDITSHGIKFGYDSIATTRAPELTRPHHFAWRNRHGEDDNDIYFVYHTRSKATDTFGPMGPWITTADEIANPNTLDVRGYFNGEPFAQDNTSNYMFTVEQVIADASEWFTLEPGDIIIFGTTAKGVGKYPHGHREINMHKMNGLIECEIEGLGKLANRVVHEK; encoded by the coding sequence ATGAAGCTGGGAACGGCCCTTATCGAGGGGCGCGATACGCTCATTGCCGCAATCGGCGACACCGGCGCCGTGACGCTGTCGGCCGCCTATCAGGCGGCCGGGCTCGGGGCTGTGCCCGCTAGCCTCAACGACCTGATCGAGGCAGGGCCCGATGAGTTGTCACGGGCGCGCGGCGCAGTCGAGACAGCTGCTGCCAACGGCGTAAGCATGCTCCGGGTGGCGGACATCGATTTCCGGCCGCCGCAGCCGCGTCCGACCAAATTCATGGGCGTAGCGATGAACAATCGCGGTATCCGCAAGGAGGCTCACAAGAGCCCAACTGTTCCCAATTATTTTCTCAAAGCGCCCTCCTGCCTGACTGGACATAACCATCCGATCATCATGAAGGAGCACTATGGAGAGACCATTCCCGAACTCGAACTTGCCGCTGTCATTGGCAAGCGGGCAAAGAACGTTTCGGTAGAGGAGGCGCGCGATGTCATCTTCGGCTATTCGATAGCCAACGACATTACTTCGCACGGCATCAAATTCGGCTATGACTCGATAGCCACGACCCGGGCACCCGAATTGACCCGCCCTCATCATTTCGCCTGGCGCAACCGGCATGGCGAGGACGACAACGACATCTATTTCGTCTACCACACGCGATCGAAGGCGACCGATACGTTCGGGCCGATGGGGCCCTGGATAACTACGGCCGACGAGATAGCAAATCCCAACACCCTCGACGTGCGGGGCTATTTCAACGGTGAGCCTTTCGCCCAGGATAATACGTCAAACTACATGTTCACTGTCGAGCAGGTGATTGCTGACGCGAGCGAATGGTTTACTCTTGAACCCGGTGACATCATCATTTTCGGGACAACGGCCAAGGGTGTGGGCAAATATCCGCACGGCCACCGCGAGATCAACATGCACAAGATGAATGGGTTGATCGAGTGCGAGATCGAGGGCCTTGGAAAATTGGCCAACCGGGTGGTTCACGAAAAATGA
- a CDS encoding NAD(P)H-quinone oxidoreductase: protein MTEAMRVIEIAGAGGPEVLRMAERPRPEPRPDEVRIKVAAIGLNRPDIQQRRGLYPPPPDASDLPGLDVAGTVDAVGQGVDTAILGRQVCALTNGGGYAEFCCVPAVQTMPVPQGFSIEEAASLPEVFFTAWNNIVLLARFADKETLLIQGGSSGVGLAATQIARHLFDGTVIVTASTPEKRQLCLEFGASHAFDYRDPGWTDQVRAATGGQGVDVILDGQAGPYTQPELDLLRSDGRLVLIASHLGKTAAINLNGIVRRRLTLTGSTLRPRSPAYKGQIASQLTDRVWPLIETGQIRTHIHEVFAFDDMRRAHALMDSNDQMGKVVVRVAP from the coding sequence ATGACCGAGGCGATGCGCGTCATTGAAATCGCGGGTGCAGGCGGGCCCGAGGTCCTTCGGATGGCCGAACGGCCGCGTCCCGAGCCACGGCCCGACGAAGTGCGCATCAAGGTGGCTGCAATAGGCCTCAACCGTCCGGATATCCAGCAAAGGCGCGGGCTCTATCCGCCTCCGCCAGACGCCAGTGATCTGCCCGGCCTCGATGTTGCCGGCACGGTCGACGCCGTGGGGCAGGGCGTCGATACTGCGATACTGGGAAGGCAAGTCTGTGCGCTCACCAACGGTGGAGGTTATGCGGAATTTTGCTGCGTTCCCGCAGTTCAAACCATGCCGGTCCCTCAAGGGTTCAGCATAGAGGAAGCCGCCTCTCTCCCCGAAGTCTTCTTTACGGCCTGGAACAATATTGTCCTGCTGGCCCGATTTGCCGACAAGGAAACGCTTTTGATTCAGGGCGGCTCGAGTGGCGTCGGGCTTGCGGCCACCCAGATCGCACGTCACTTGTTCGATGGCACAGTGATCGTAACGGCTTCAACCCCGGAAAAGCGACAATTGTGTCTCGAGTTCGGTGCATCGCACGCCTTCGACTATCGCGATCCAGGTTGGACCGATCAGGTGCGTGCCGCAACGGGCGGGCAGGGGGTCGACGTTATCCTTGATGGACAGGCCGGGCCCTATACGCAGCCCGAACTCGACCTTCTGAGATCTGACGGTCGGCTCGTGCTGATCGCCAGCCATCTGGGAAAGACCGCAGCAATCAATCTCAACGGCATTGTTCGTCGGCGCCTTACGCTCACCGGTTCCACTTTGCGGCCCCGTTCGCCCGCCTATAAAGGGCAGATCGCCTCGCAACTGACCGACCGGGTATGGCCTCTGATCGAAACAGGACAGATCAGGACCCACATCCATGAGGTTTTCGCATTCGATGATATGCGGCGAGCTCATGCGCTGATGGACAGCAACGACCAGATGGGCAAGGTCGTGGTCAGGGTTGCACCATGA
- a CDS encoding helix-turn-helix domain-containing protein, whose translation MSGATPVMARPLSNRELRADSVDSTEWFGTAVLDSPVVVGKSSEIRSASRILAVLQAMNREPYSTIQSLHEATGLPKPTLVRMLKTLEAGGFVSNDRRQAGYQITSLVTSLSNGFHGDPLVVEAGRAWAMKLNSEYKWPVAIGVFDGEAMVVRFSTVHDSPVSPFHATINMRLSLFTRALGRAYLAAISDDQIAELIVNARGSDELEPPSARDPAFVERMVRTVRERGYAMRDAHVEPRSSDTIAVPIFSRGTVQASIGITYFRSAMNSFGSHTKFVAALKHAAEGIGAEVDRLQIARGYQNS comes from the coding sequence ATGAGTGGCGCAACACCGGTGATGGCGCGGCCCCTTTCAAATCGTGAGCTGCGGGCCGATAGTGTCGACTCGACGGAATGGTTCGGGACGGCAGTGTTGGATTCGCCGGTGGTCGTTGGCAAGAGCAGTGAGATCAGATCTGCAAGCCGCATTTTGGCGGTGCTGCAAGCCATGAACCGCGAGCCCTACTCCACGATCCAGTCGCTTCATGAGGCGACTGGACTGCCCAAACCCACTCTGGTGCGTATGCTCAAGACCCTGGAGGCAGGAGGGTTTGTCAGCAATGATCGTCGCCAGGCCGGCTATCAGATCACCTCACTTGTTACATCACTCAGCAATGGTTTTCACGGCGATCCACTGGTGGTTGAGGCCGGTCGTGCCTGGGCGATGAAACTCAATTCGGAATACAAATGGCCCGTTGCCATCGGAGTCTTTGATGGTGAGGCAATGGTTGTGCGTTTTTCTACGGTGCATGACAGCCCTGTGTCGCCATTTCACGCCACAATCAACATGCGGTTGAGCTTGTTCACACGCGCGCTGGGCCGGGCCTATCTTGCGGCGATCAGCGACGATCAGATTGCCGAACTGATCGTCAATGCCCGAGGCTCCGACGAACTGGAGCCGCCTTCGGCGCGTGATCCGGCCTTTGTCGAGCGTATGGTTCGGACGGTGCGTGAGCGGGGCTATGCCATGCGCGACGCCCATGTGGAGCCGCGGTCATCCGATACCATCGCGGTGCCGATTTTTTCGCGTGGGACCGTGCAGGCCAGCATCGGGATCACCTATTTTCGCTCGGCAATGAACTCGTTCGGATCCCACACCAAGTTCGTTGCCGCCCTCAAACATGCGGCTGAGGGCATCGGCGCCGAAGTCGACCGGCTCCAGATCGCGCGCGGCTATCAAAACAGTTGA